In Gossypium raimondii isolate GPD5lz chromosome 12, ASM2569854v1, whole genome shotgun sequence, a single window of DNA contains:
- the LOC105762039 gene encoding cysteine desulfurase, mitochondrial → MASKLLRQTLTKTNRTAAIRCFSTAASVAFPSEYEYPTGITMKGVKISGRPLYLDMQATTPVDPRVLDSMLPFYLSRYGNPHSRTHLYGWESETAVETARAQVAALIGASPKEIVFTSGATESNNISIKGVMHFYKDKKRHIITTQTEHKCVLDSCRHLQQEGFEVTYLPVGSDGLIDLDRLVKEIRPDTGLVSVMAVNNEIGVVQPVEEIGKICKEFNVPFHTDAAQALGKIKVDVEKWNVSLMSLSGHKIYGPKGVGALYLRRRPRIRVEPQMNGGGQERGIRSGTVPTPLVVGMGAACELAMKEMEYDENRIKGLQERLLNGIREKIDGVVVNGSMDRRYVGNLNLSFAYVEGESLLMGLKEVAVSSGSACTSASLEPSYVLRALGVDEDMAHTSIRFGIGRFTTEEEIDRAVELTVKQVEKLREMSPLYEMVKEGIDIKQIQWAQH, encoded by the coding sequence ATGGCCTCAAAGCTTCTTCGTCAAACCCTAACCAAAACCAACAGAACCGCCGCTATACGCTGCTTCTCCACCGCGGCTTCTGTCGCTTTCCCTTCCGAGTATGAGTACCCAACAGGAATCACCATGAAAGGTGTGAAAATTTCGGGCCGTCCGCTTTACCTCGACATGCAAGCGACTACCCCCGTGGATCCTAGGGTTTTAGATTCGATGCTTCCTTTTTACCTATCTCGTTACGGGAACCCTCACTCCCGTACTCACCTCTACGGTTGGGAATCTGAAACCGCCGTCGAAACAGCCCGCGCACAAGTAGCGGCACTCATCGGGGCTTCCCCGAAAGAAATCGTCTTCACCTCCGGCGCCACCGAATCGAACAACATCTCAATCAAAGGCGTTATGCATTTCTACAAAGACAAGAAGCGCCACATCATCACGACTCAAACAGAACACAAATGCGTTTTAGATTCTTGTCGGCATCTTCAACAGGAAGGTTTTGAGGTGACTTATTTGCCTGTCGGGTCGGACGGGCTTATTGATTTGGATAGGTTAGTGAAAGAAATCCGGCCCGATACCGGGTTAGTTTCTGTTATGGCTGTTAATAACGAAATTGGTGTGGTTCAACCGGTTGAAGAAATCggtaaaatttgtaaagaatTTAATGTCCCTTTTCATACTGACGCTGCACAAGCTTTAGGGAAGATTAAGGTTGATGTAGAGAAATGGAACGTTAGTTTAATGAGTTTAAGTGGGCATAAGATTTATGGTCCTAAAGGAGTTGGGGCTTTGTATTTGAGAAGGCGGCCTCGGATTAGAGTTGAGCCACAAATGAATGGAGGTGGGCAAGAGAGAGGGATAAGGAGTGGGACTGTGCCTACTCCGCTTGTTGTTGGGATGGGAGCTGCGTGTGAGTTGGCGATGAAGGAAATGGAGTATGATGAGAATAGAATTAAAGGGTTGCAAGAGAGGTTATTGAATGGGATTAGAGAGAAGATTGATGGGGTGGTGGTGAATGGGAGTATGGATAGGAGGTATGTTGGGAACTTGAACTTGTCCTTTGCGTATGTCGAAGGGGAGAGTTTGTTGATGGGATTGAAAGAAGTGGCAGTGTCTAGTGGGAGTGCTTGTACTAGTGCTAGTTTGGAGCCATCATATGTGCTGAGAGCCTTGGGTGTGGATGAGGATATGGCACATACTTCGATTAGGTTTGGGATTGGAAGGTTTACTACTGAGGAAGAGATAGATAGGGCAGTTGAGCTTACTGTGAAACAGGTTGAGAAATTGAGGGAAATGAGTCCACTTTATGAGATGGTGAAGGAAGGTATTGATATTAAGCAGATTCAATGGGCGCAGCATTGA
- the LOC105763491 gene encoding uncharacterized protein LOC105763491 produces MFRISPHRNQRSKGLKVKHALQICLLVAICIWLLYQVRHSSEKKAEYEKSANEVIKLGRKDLPQAKETIIKDVQDKEEEEEESRLGEDDNKLDETDNEERGNGDDDAMHEHDIAMPREETERGEVSIYGEKENEESRNHESEEKENGDLESGEEVLEESKEDSENKVSEVNAELEEKENTAESQEKENKHIGEESNATESGEKESEKSGDEVENSDDRVNDGVDRNNEEAREEHYKGGDASSEVIHDTQHVAMENETSDLKNSNELEEPENNDKNQFEQEKGSNSSEAANVHHNESNEQENGTTENYPESGYESTEASMRDTKSNEHQDGADATSNTTQNENDQQSDSGGNGEQSDSNAIATLTENMDGASEGSTASTGNSKSVESNEQTENCNAWRGSDKNSASSFTSQNDRVQREESYNNSGVEGTRGKLLSLNTIDNSNAGQNEEVHASDSSIAEGGKTSSNTNDNAGPGQKENESGGYTNNDANVNEKDISTDNQSSTNANANANANEEVTEKDSNNSNLDENATQSNTNNNENASHNENNTAQSYKDNKNAGQNQNNDSQSNNNDKAHQNENNGAVQSNINNNENTGSVTDNENAVRNENNAFQNLNNNNNENAGQNENDAAQSITDNKNASQNENDASQNLKNNNNNESADRNKKNAAESITDNENAGQNENNASQNLNNDGNENARQNENNDPVQINTNNNENAGQNENNAAKGVIDNDNGDQNGNNGSQKSKNASRNEDNNAFQSDTNNENADKNENNAAQSINDKENAGLDENNASENLNNNHNNEKASQNENNIAVQDNMNNQDSTSQNDTNMAQTYNNENAGQNENNKVAQSYSNNNGNSGKNKNNNASQIYNENNGTAKFRTLPGTRNDGNNGDNGENVAAE; encoded by the coding sequence ATGTTCAGGATTTCACCTCATAGGAATCAAAGATCCAAAGGTTTGAAGGTAAAGCATGCTTTACAAATATGTCTTCTGGTTGCTATTTGCATATGGTTGCTTTACCAAGTTAGGCACTCTAGTGAGAAGAAAGCGGAGTATGAGAAATCCGCGAATGAAGTCATTAAGTTGGGGAGAAAGGACCTTCCTCAAGCAAAGGAAACGATTATTAAGGATGTGCAGGACAAGgaggaagaagaggaagaaagcaggcttggagaagatgataacAAGCTTGATGAAACGGACAATGAAGAAAGAGGGAATGGGGATGATGATGCAATGCATGAGCATGACATTGCTATGCCAAGAGAGGAAACCGAGCGTGGAGAAGTTTCTATATATGgagagaaggaaaatgaagaaagTCGGAACCATGAGAGTGAAGAGAAGGAAAACGGAGACCTGGAGAGTGGAGAGGAAGTGTTAGAAGAGAGTAAAGAGGACAGTGAAAACAAGGTGAGTGAAGTCAATGCGGAGCTCGAGGAGAAAGAAAACACCGCGGAGAGTcaagagaaggaaaataagcATATTGGGGAAGAGAGTAATGCAACAGAAAGTGGCGAGAAAGAGAGTGAGAAAAGCGGAGATGAGGTAGAGAATTCTGATGATCGGGTCAATGATGGAGTAGACAGGAATAATGAAGAAGCAAGAGAAGAACATTACAAAGGGGGTGATGCTTCAAGTGAAGTAATCCATGATACCCAACATGTCGCGATGGAGAATGAGACAAGTGATTTGAAAAATTCCAATGAGTTGGAGGAACCGGAAAACAatgataaaaatcaatttgaGCAGGAGAAAGGATCGAATAGCAGTGAAGCAGCCAATGTCCATCATAACGAGTCAAATGAGCAGGAAAATGGGACGACTGAAAACTATCCTGAGAGTGGTTATGAGAGCACTGAGGCTTCCATGAGAGATACAAAATCAAATGAGCACCAGGATGGGGCAGATGCGACATCCAACACAACTCAGAATGAAAATGATCAGCAATCGGACTCAGGTGGCAATGGCGAGCAGTCAGATTCAAATGCAATTGCTACTTTGACTGAAAACATGGATGGAGCTAGCGAAGGTTCTACAGCCTCTACCGGTAACTCTAAAtctgttgaatcaaatgaacagacTGAGAACTGCAATGCATGGAGAGGATCAGATAAGAATTCTGCCTCTTCATTTACAAGCCAAAATGACAGAGTTCAGAGGGAAGAATCCTACAATAATTCTGGAGTAGAGGGTACGCGAGGAAAACTTCTTTCCTTGAACACAATTGATAATTCGAATGCTGGTCAGAATGAAGAAGTTCATGCTTCTGATTCTTCAATTGCCGAAGGAGGGAAAACTTCCTCAAACACTAATGATAATGCCGGTCCAGGTCAGAAGGAGAATGAGAGTGGCGGCTATACCAACAATGATGCAAATGTAAATGAGAAAGACATCAGCACTGACAATCAGAGCAGCACtaatgcaaatgcaaatgcaaatgcaaatgaAGAGGTTACTGAAAAGGACAGTAATAATTCTAATCTAGATGAAAATGCTACTCAGAGCAACACCAACAACAACGAGAATGCAAGTCACAATGAGAATAATACTGCTCAGAGCTATAAGGACAACAAAAACGCAGGTCAGAATCAGAATAATGATTCCCAGAGCAACAACAATGACAAAGCCCATCAGAATGAGAACAATGGTGCTGTTCAGAGCAACATCAACAACAATGAGAATACAGGCAGCGTTACGGACAACGAAAATGCAGTTCGGAATGAGAATAACGCTTTCCAGAACTTGAACAACAATAACAATGAGAATGCAGGCCAAAATGAGAATGATGCTGCTCAGAGCATTACTGACAACAAAAATGCAAGTCAGAATGAGAATGATGCTTCTCAGAACTTaaagaacaacaacaacaatgagAGTGCAGACCGAAATAAGAAAAATGCTGCTGAGAGCATTACCGACAACGAAAATGCAGGTCAGAATGAGAATAATGCTTCCCAGAACTTAAACAACGACGGAAATGAGAATGCAAGACAGAATGAGAACAATGATCCTGTTCAGATCAACACCAACAACAATGAGAATGCAGGCCAAAATGAGAACAATGCTGCTAAGGGTGTTATTGACAATGACAATGGAGATCAAAATGGGAATAATGGTTCCCAGAAGAGCAAAAATGCAAGTCGGAATGAGGACAACAATGCTTTTCAGAGTGACACCAACAATGAGAATGCAGATAAGAATGAGAACAATGCTGCTCAGAGCATTAACGACAAAGAAAATGCAGGCCTGGATGAGAATAATGCTTCCGAGAACTTAAACAACAACCACAACAATGAGAAAGCAAGTCAGAATGAGAACAACATTGCTGTTCAGGACAACATGAACAACCAGGATTCCACAAGTCAGAATGATACTAATATGGCTCAGACCTACAATAATGAAAATGCAGGTCAGAATGAAAACAACAAAGTTGCTCAGAGCTACAGCAACAACAATGGGAATTCGGGCAAGAATAAGAACAATAATGCTTCACAGATATACAACGAAAACAATGGAACTGCAAAGTTTAGGACTTTGCCAGGTACCAGAAATGATGGGAATAATGGTGATAATGGCGAGAATGTAGCTGCTGAGTGA